AGATAGACTCTGTGTTTGGTTCTTGATTACATGGAACCAACAACATGGTGCCATTTGCTTGCAGTTTTACAGGAGGCTGACAGAAGAGATGACTCAGAAGAGATGGGAGAGTACACCAGTTTCACAACCAATCCCCACAGGAACTGGCTCTCAGGTTAGAAGCTGAACTGACGTACTTCCTCATTTGATTAGAATCTCTTCCTGTCCACTGTTTCATAATTCTGGGGATTTTTAGATTCAGATACCAGAAGGCTATGTGAATTATTTTCACACCCCAGGACTAACTGCACCATCCAAACTGCCATATAACAGTTTAATAAGTGTTTACACTGTACAGGGCAGTTGCATTACTGTCAGTTCAAATTATTTTCCACAGGATGGCAGTGTTGTCTCTTTATTCTTGGGCTTTTCAGTTAAACTAGTCAGAACTTCTGTCTCTATGTTTAGGACTTTTCAAAAGATTCTGTATTAGTGTGCATCATATTAATCTAAAACTATGTTTAGCATCCCATAGCAATAAGACCACGCTTTACAAAGTCAAGTTAAAATTCAGTCTCTTTGAAGGCTGTTACAAAAGTCAGTTCACTTGCATTAGGTCATGTGCCTCCAAATTAGCTTATTATGTCattattcttaattttttttttataaacagtaTGAAATCAAAGTCACCAAAATTGGCTTATGGAACATACCAACAGTTGACCACAACCGGTTCCATCCTCACTGTTTGTCTTTACTTTTCCTTTGAGGCTTGTTCCCAACTTTACAATTGCtggtgtgtttcactgtgtttttctttccttcatggtCATGTAGACAGGAAAGACACGTGCAGTGGGGATCGTTGGCATCGAGAGGAAgatagaggagaagaggaaagaaacagacaaaaacatttcagaggtaccataaaatactgaaatactgaCATACGTGTCCAAATGGGAATTGTGGTGGTGTCATTCTAATATAGATTTATAGATTTGAATAGAAACTAAGTTAAGtaaactgtctgtgtgtcatgtcATCACCTTCCTTATAGTTCCCAGTTTGTATTTAGAAGTTTTGTATTTAGCCTTTTTTGACTGTGAATATACTGAGAACACAGAGTGGTTtcctttaaaacatttctatgaatgttttgatcagttttttttttctgccatacAAAACATGTCACCATCAGAATTTATTGTAACTGATACGAAATCAAGCCGACCACAGCCGCTGTGAAACTCATTAGGCAACCATGAAGTTATGTGTTGATGCAACCGCTTTTGGACACTCTGTATGTCTTGACTATGAAATAATTCAATTGAAACAACATATATTTAGCTCCATGAAAAGTATAACATTGATTCAAATGGGTCTTCATGACAAGGGAGAATGTTGAGTTTTACCATCAGTCAGAGGAGGGGTGGAGATGCCTTGGAatgatatttaaattttatcTGTAGCCATGAAGTTTTGTGGTTTATTTAATTGTGAACATTTTTGAGCACTATTACCCATTtagactcttttttttcaggcctTTGAGGACCTCAGTAAGCTGATGGTGAAGGTAAAGAATGCTTTCCTTTCTATGTTCTCATTTTCCTGTAGTTGGTGATTTATAACAGAACTATTGACCACTTTATATTTTATCTAGTGACACACAGTATGCTTGTTGAAACACCATAATGCATATGCAGTGGGATTTGCTGAATGATTGACTGCTCTGACTAACAGGCCAAAGAGATGGTGGAGCTGTCCAGATCAATAGCCAGCAAGATCAAAGAAAAGCAGGGAGATATAACAGAAGATGAGGTGAGAACATGACCAGTATaatcagacacagaaacatgggAACAATGGACAGTTTAAAATGACTGCACATGCAAAAATCTTTCAtcataaaagtaataaatctAAGTAATAATCTCTCATTTTCAGTGGACTGCTAAATTCACAATCTGAGGCCTGATGCACATACATATGTGACAACATTGCTGTTGCATCATACTGTTACACCATGCAGTCTTTACACTTAAATACTCACCATTTGGTTTTCAggtagttttctttttattaacagttatgttctgttctgttttacagACAATCCGGTTTAAGTCCTACCTACTGAGTATGGGTATTGCTAACCCTGTTACTAGGGAAACACATGGATCAGGCACACATTACCACATGCAGCTGGCTAAGCAACTGGGAGATATGCTTCAGGCCCCCCTAGAGGTAAGTGAATTTTTCTGTCATGCATCTACACCGCCATAGATCACACTCTGCTCTGAACCATCGCTTTACTTACTTTTCCACCTTAATCTCTTTCTGACTCtcgtttctctttctctctccttttcactccctcctctctcaggaGCGCGGGGGTATGATGGCTCTCACTGAGGTGTACTGTCTCGTCAACCGTGCTAGAGGGATGGAGGTAATGtttgcacaaatgcacacaacaCCAAACAGTTGAAGAATATAACAGCTTTGCTACCTATACATTCATGCAACATACAAATGTCGTTGTCAGATGctgagctttttttcccccctctttccaTAGCTTTTATCTCCAGAAGATTTGGTAAATGCTTGCAAGATGTTCGAGTCATTGAAGCTTCCTTTGAAGTGAGTCTGAattgtttgtctttgtattgtattgtttaAATTATCTATGTGTACTTGCatacattcttttttttgtatagaCAAGGCT
This genomic stretch from Toxotes jaculatrix isolate fToxJac2 chromosome 12, fToxJac2.pri, whole genome shotgun sequence harbors:
- the vps36 gene encoding vacuolar protein-sorting-associated protein 36 isoform X2: MPLSQIIFFEEQAAGIGKSAKIVVHLHPAPANKEPGPYQHSKYSYIKLSFKEHGQIEFYRRLTEEMTQKRWESTPVSQPIPTGTGSQTGKTRAVGIVGIERKIEEKRKETDKNISEAFEDLSKLMVKAKEMVELSRSIASKIKEKQGDITEDETIRFKSYLLSMGIANPVTRETHGSGTHYHMQLAKQLGDMLQAPLEERGGMMALTEVYCLVNRARGMELLSPEDLVNACKMFESLKLPLKLRVFDSGVMVVQLQSHSEEEMIASALDNVSEKGSLTAEEFAKLLGLSVLLSKERLLLAEKMGHLCRDDSVEGLRFYPNLF